A single window of Streptomyces griseoviridis DNA harbors:
- a CDS encoding acyl-CoA dehydrogenase family protein, whose amino-acid sequence MAASPKLPPFDPADPLGIDDLLEVEDLAVRDTVRAWAADRVVPHVARWYEDGELPQIRELARELGAIGALGMSLSGYGCAGASAVQYGLACLELEAADSGIRSLVSVQGSLAMYAIHRFGSEEQKLRWLPRMAAGDAIGCFGLTEPDHGSDPAAMRTYAKRDGTDWVLDGRKMWITNGSVAAVAVVWAQTEGGIRGFVVPTDTPGFSAPEIKHKWSLRASVTSELVLDGVRLPDDAVLPGVTGLRGPLSCLSHARYGIVWGAMGAARSCFETAVEYATSREQFGRPIGGFQLTQAKLADMAVELHKGILLAHHLGRRMDAGRLRPEQVSFGKLNNVREAIEICRTARTILGANGISLEYPVMRHATNLESVLTYEGTVEMHQLVLGKALTGLDAFR is encoded by the coding sequence ATGGCCGCGTCCCCGAAGTTGCCCCCGTTCGATCCCGCCGATCCGCTCGGGATCGACGACCTCCTGGAGGTGGAGGACCTCGCCGTGCGGGACACCGTGCGGGCCTGGGCCGCGGATCGGGTCGTTCCGCACGTGGCGCGGTGGTACGAGGACGGCGAGCTGCCGCAGATCCGCGAACTGGCCAGAGAACTCGGCGCGATCGGCGCCCTCGGCATGTCGCTCAGCGGCTACGGCTGCGCGGGCGCCAGCGCCGTCCAGTACGGGCTCGCCTGCCTCGAACTGGAGGCCGCGGACTCCGGCATCCGGTCCCTGGTGTCGGTGCAGGGCTCCCTCGCCATGTACGCGATCCACCGCTTCGGCAGCGAGGAGCAGAAGCTGCGCTGGCTGCCCCGCATGGCCGCGGGTGACGCCATCGGTTGCTTCGGGCTGACCGAGCCCGACCACGGCTCCGACCCCGCCGCCATGCGCACGTACGCCAAGCGCGACGGCACCGACTGGGTCCTCGACGGACGCAAGATGTGGATCACCAACGGGTCCGTGGCCGCCGTCGCCGTCGTCTGGGCGCAGACCGAGGGCGGCATCCGCGGGTTCGTCGTCCCCACGGACACGCCCGGGTTCTCCGCTCCGGAGATCAAGCACAAGTGGTCGCTGCGGGCCTCCGTGACCAGCGAACTCGTCCTCGACGGCGTCCGGTTGCCGGATGACGCCGTGCTGCCCGGGGTGACGGGGCTGCGGGGGCCGCTGAGTTGTCTGTCGCACGCCCGCTACGGCATCGTCTGGGGCGCGATGGGTGCCGCGCGCAGCTGTTTCGAGACGGCCGTCGAGTACGCGACGTCACGGGAGCAGTTCGGCCGGCCCATCGGTGGCTTCCAGCTCACTCAGGCCAAGCTCGCCGACATGGCGGTCGAGCTGCACAAGGGGATTCTGCTCGCCCATCATCTGGGGCGGCGGATGGACGCCGGCCGCCTGCGTCCCGAGCAGGTCAGCTTCGGCAAGCTCAACAACGTCCGGGAGGCGATCGAGATCTGTCGCACGGCGCGGACGATCCTCGGTGCCAACGGGATCTCGCTGGAGTACCCCGTGATGCGGCACGCCACCAACCTGGAGTCGGTGCTGACGTACGAGGGGACCGTCGAGATGCATCAGCTCGTGCTGGGCAAGGCGCTCACCGGGCTCGACGCCTTCCGGTGA
- a CDS encoding MFS transporter — translation MSGTTTAAAAPRRRAAGAGANRWVVLVVLCVSLLLVAVDATVLHVAVPAVTEDLKPGAIELLWIVDVYPLVCASLLILFGTLGDRVGRRRILLLGYALFGVASGIAALAHDPQLLIMARALLGVGGAMIMPATLSILRQVFPDRRERAVAIGVWSAVAAVGAAAGPLLGGFLLEHFWWGSVFLVNIPLMLVSLPVGRLVLPESRGTVDGPWDVVGALMAAGGLFGVVFGVKRLGGGEAVAGAYTLAPLVVGAALLILFVRRQRRRTHPLVDLRMFARPAFSTSVGCIVLAMLALVGLELIAAQYLQLVLGLSPLQTGLRLLPLTFAAMAAGLAGARALRRFGPRRMVCFGFCLTACSVLVLTAMGRSDNPGLLLSGFLLLGFGLETTLFGAYESMLSEAPPAQAGGAAAIGETSYQLGAGIGIALLGSVMNAAYAPGLTSVAGVPAAASASAGHSLGEAYDIAGRLGGPAGTALRAAARDSFVHGLHVTLLVSAGLLLLGAAMALRLPRAMQCEADGDVTVAGVTVGEVTGGEVPGAEVAGVPGPRDAARVAASGGSVPAESVGRGGR, via the coding sequence ATGTCCGGGACGACCACGGCCGCCGCAGCGCCGCGCCGTCGGGCGGCCGGGGCCGGTGCCAACCGCTGGGTCGTCCTCGTCGTCCTCTGTGTGAGCCTGCTCCTGGTCGCGGTCGACGCCACCGTGCTGCACGTCGCGGTGCCCGCCGTCACCGAGGACCTCAAGCCCGGCGCGATCGAACTGCTCTGGATCGTCGACGTCTACCCCCTGGTCTGCGCCTCGCTGCTGATCCTCTTCGGCACGCTCGGCGACCGGGTCGGCCGGCGGCGCATCCTGCTCCTCGGCTACGCCCTGTTCGGCGTCGCCTCCGGGATCGCCGCCCTCGCCCACGACCCGCAGCTCCTGATCATGGCCCGCGCGCTGCTCGGAGTCGGCGGCGCCATGATCATGCCGGCCACGCTGTCGATCCTCCGCCAGGTCTTCCCCGACCGGCGCGAACGGGCGGTCGCCATCGGCGTGTGGAGCGCGGTCGCCGCGGTCGGCGCGGCGGCGGGACCGCTGCTCGGCGGGTTCCTCCTCGAACACTTCTGGTGGGGCTCGGTCTTCCTCGTCAACATCCCGCTGATGCTGGTGAGCCTCCCCGTGGGCCGCCTGGTGCTGCCCGAGTCGCGCGGCACGGTCGACGGGCCGTGGGACGTCGTCGGCGCGCTGATGGCCGCAGGCGGGCTGTTCGGCGTGGTCTTCGGCGTGAAACGGCTCGGCGGCGGTGAGGCGGTGGCCGGCGCGTACACCCTCGCGCCGCTCGTGGTGGGAGCCGCGCTGCTGATCCTCTTCGTGCGACGGCAACGACGCCGCACCCACCCCCTCGTCGACCTGCGGATGTTCGCGCGGCCCGCGTTCAGCACGTCCGTCGGCTGCATCGTGCTGGCCATGCTCGCGCTGGTCGGACTCGAACTGATCGCCGCGCAGTACCTGCAACTCGTCCTCGGCCTCTCGCCCCTCCAGACCGGCCTGCGCCTGCTCCCCCTCACGTTCGCGGCGATGGCCGCGGGGCTCGCGGGGGCGCGGGCGCTGCGGCGGTTCGGGCCGCGGCGGATGGTGTGCTTCGGGTTCTGCCTCACCGCCTGCTCCGTGCTGGTGCTGACCGCGATGGGCCGCTCCGACAACCCGGGACTCCTGCTGTCCGGGTTCCTGCTGCTCGGGTTCGGCCTGGAGACGACGCTGTTCGGGGCGTACGAGTCGATGCTGAGCGAGGCGCCACCCGCGCAGGCCGGCGGGGCGGCGGCGATCGGCGAGACGTCGTACCAGCTCGGCGCCGGGATCGGGATCGCGCTCCTCGGCAGCGTGATGAACGCGGCGTACGCGCCAGGACTCACGTCCGTGGCCGGCGTCCCGGCGGCGGCGTCCGCCTCGGCGGGCCACTCCTTGGGCGAGGCGTACGACATCGCCGGCCGGCTCGGAGGCCCGGCGGGAACCGCCCTGCGAGCGGCGGCACGCGACTCCTTCGTGCACGGGCTGCATGTGACGTTGCTGGTGAGCGCGGGGTTGCTGCTGCTGGGCGCGGCGATGGCACTACGACTGCCACGGGCCATGCAGTGCGAGGCGGACGGGGACGTGACGGTGGCGGGCGTGACGGTCGGTGAAGTGACAGGGGGTGAGGTGCCGGGAGCCGAGGTCGCGGGGGTGCCTGGGCCTCGGGACGCGGCGCGGGTTGCCGCGAGCGGGGGGTCGGTGCCCGCGGAGTCGGTGGGGCGCGGGGGGCGGTGA
- a CDS encoding phosphatase PAP2 family protein: MRTERNLTRLDRVFARLDREPERPAHIDVPRMSRHRVALFAGTLAFYLAIVWAVVITSWLVRFDWQVMFFRPYQQWAGIHWFVDYYVVLGQRGPTAVMVAAWLGWRSWRQHTLRPLLTLGVSLLLLNITVGAAKIGMGRLGPHYATTIGSNEMGLGGDIFPSGHTANAVVTWGILAYLASTPRARRWLSALSAVTSLGVGLATVYLGTHWLSDVLLGWAAGLLILLALPWCEPLIARAEVAVFDLRDRWRERHGAFVPAPAAPSAPVGAPVMIKPRTTPAHDEAAARETVSGTGRAARAPAYHLAPGPHSTRAERTPVTPVGSRRPPHADRVPRGASTSAARPLTGG; encoded by the coding sequence GTGCGTACCGAACGAAACCTCACCCGTCTGGACCGGGTGTTCGCCAGGCTGGACCGGGAGCCGGAACGGCCGGCGCACATCGACGTGCCCAGAATGAGTCGGCACCGGGTGGCGCTGTTCGCCGGAACCCTGGCCTTCTACCTGGCGATCGTGTGGGCCGTGGTGATCACCTCGTGGCTGGTCCGCTTCGACTGGCAGGTCATGTTCTTCCGGCCGTACCAGCAGTGGGCGGGCATCCACTGGTTCGTCGACTACTACGTGGTCCTCGGCCAGCGCGGCCCGACGGCGGTGATGGTCGCGGCCTGGCTCGGCTGGCGCTCCTGGCGGCAGCACACGCTGCGGCCGCTGCTCACGCTGGGTGTCTCGCTGCTGCTGCTGAACATCACCGTCGGCGCCGCGAAGATCGGCATGGGCCGTCTCGGCCCGCACTACGCGACCACCATCGGCTCGAACGAGATGGGTCTCGGCGGCGATATATTTCCCAGCGGCCACACCGCGAACGCCGTGGTGACCTGGGGCATCCTGGCCTATCTGGCCTCCACCCCGAGAGCCCGCCGCTGGCTGTCCGCGCTCTCCGCGGTGACCTCGCTCGGCGTCGGCCTGGCGACCGTCTACCTCGGTACGCACTGGCTGAGCGACGTGCTGCTCGGCTGGGCCGCCGGGCTGCTGATCCTGCTGGCCCTGCCCTGGTGCGAGCCGCTGATCGCCCGCGCCGAGGTCGCCGTCTTCGATCTGCGCGACCGCTGGCGGGAGCGGCACGGCGCCTTCGTGCCGGCCCCTGCCGCGCCGTCCGCTCCCGTGGGGGCGCCGGTGATGATCAAGCCGAGGACCACCCCCGCCCACGACGAGGCGGCGGCCCGCGAGACGGTCAGCGGCACCGGCCGGGCCGCGCGGGCGCCCGCGTACCACCTGGCGCCCGGACCGCACTCCACCCGCGCCGAACGCACCCCGGTCACCCCGGTCGGCAGCCGCAGACCACCGCACGCCGACCGGGTGCCGCGCGGCGCGTCGACGTCGGCGGCCCGCCCGCTGACCGGCGGCTGA
- a CDS encoding I78 family peptidase inhibitor, with protein sequence MAPIPTPQPEPQDSPEGYVGLDAPDAERRARARGWSTVRSLPPGAIVTMEYRAGRLNFEVRDGRVARAWKG encoded by the coding sequence ATGGCACCGATCCCCACTCCGCAGCCGGAGCCCCAGGACAGTCCGGAAGGCTACGTCGGCCTCGACGCGCCCGACGCCGAGCGGCGCGCGCGGGCGCGCGGCTGGTCGACGGTGCGCTCCCTGCCCCCGGGGGCGATCGTCACGATGGAGTACCGGGCCGGGCGGCTGAACTTCGAGGTGAGGGACGGGCGGGTGGCGCGGGCCTGGAAGGGCTGA
- a CDS encoding transglycosylase family protein: MSECADTTRGNVRKTRTTAVLTGAALLAPLGLLAATGNAAAADGGVWDRIAQCESGGNWHINTRNGYFGGLQFSAGTWRAYGGAAYAATADGATREQQIAVATKVQGAQGWGAWPVCSVRAGATGGAPAASAPSGATGSGGGSTARSAPESTAARTPQAPGTPHTSKPSKAPQRPAAGTARGASRGDYTVREGDTLSVIAERNGTTWQRLYSANQAVIGGDPDLIVPGQQLDL, from the coding sequence ATGTCCGAATGTGCCGACACCACTCGCGGCAACGTCCGTAAGACGCGCACGACGGCGGTCCTCACCGGGGCGGCCCTGCTCGCCCCGCTCGGACTGCTGGCCGCGACCGGCAACGCCGCAGCCGCGGACGGCGGAGTGTGGGACCGCATCGCGCAGTGCGAGAGCGGCGGCAACTGGCACATCAACACCCGCAACGGCTACTTCGGCGGGCTTCAGTTCTCCGCCGGCACCTGGCGTGCCTACGGCGGCGCGGCCTACGCGGCGACCGCCGACGGGGCCACCAGGGAGCAGCAGATCGCCGTCGCCACCAAGGTCCAGGGCGCGCAGGGCTGGGGCGCCTGGCCGGTCTGCTCGGTCCGGGCCGGAGCGACGGGCGGCGCGCCGGCCGCGTCCGCGCCGAGCGGCGCCACGGGCTCCGGCGGCGGCTCGACGGCGAGGTCGGCGCCGGAGTCCACCGCGGCGAGGACCCCGCAGGCCCCCGGCACCCCGCACACCTCGAAGCCGTCGAAGGCGCCGCAACGCCCGGCGGCCGGTACGGCACGCGGCGCCTCCCGGGGCGACTACACCGTCCGCGAGGGCGACACGCTGAGCGTGATCGCCGAGCGCAACGGCACCACCTGGCAGCGGCTCTACTCCGCCAACCAGGCCGTCATCGGCGGCGACCCGGACCTGATCGTGCCCGGACAGCAGCTCGATCTGTGA
- the der gene encoding ribosome biogenesis GTPase Der has product MNDHIHSEGSGEEHDHGALGDAEYAAFMELAAEEGFDSEDVEGAIEAAGHGPLPVLAVVGRPNVGKSTLVNRIIGRREAVVEDKPGVTRDRVTYEAEWAGRRFKVVDTGGWEQDVLGIDASVAAQAEYAIEAADAVVFVVDAKVGATDTDEAVVRLLRKAGKPVVLAANKVDGPSGEADASYLWALGLGEPHPVSALHGRGTGDMLDAVLEALPEAPEQTFGTAVGGPRRIALIGRPNVGKSSLLNKVAGEERVVVNEQAGTTRDPVDELIELGGVTWKFVDTAGIRKRVHLQQGADYYASLRTAAAVEKAEVAVILIDATESISVQDQRIVTMAVEAGRALVIAYNKWDNLDEERRYYLEREIETEFAQVAWAPRVNVSARTGRHMEKLVPAVEAALAGWETRVPTGRLNAFLGELVAAHPHPIRGGKQPRILFGTQAGTKPPRFVLFASGFIEAGYRRFIERRLREEFGFEGTPIHISVRVREKRGKKK; this is encoded by the coding sequence ATGAACGACCACATCCACTCCGAGGGCTCGGGCGAGGAGCACGACCACGGAGCGCTTGGCGACGCCGAGTACGCAGCGTTCATGGAGCTGGCCGCGGAAGAGGGCTTCGACAGCGAGGACGTCGAGGGCGCCATCGAGGCCGCGGGCCACGGACCGCTGCCGGTGCTCGCCGTCGTCGGCCGGCCGAACGTCGGCAAGTCGACCCTGGTGAACCGGATCATCGGCCGCCGCGAGGCCGTCGTCGAGGACAAGCCCGGAGTCACCAGGGACCGCGTCACCTACGAGGCCGAGTGGGCGGGCCGCCGCTTCAAGGTCGTCGACACCGGCGGCTGGGAGCAGGACGTCCTCGGCATCGACGCGTCCGTGGCCGCGCAGGCCGAGTACGCCATCGAGGCCGCCGACGCCGTCGTCTTCGTGGTGGACGCCAAGGTCGGCGCGACCGACACCGACGAGGCGGTCGTCCGGCTGCTGCGCAAGGCCGGCAAGCCGGTCGTGCTGGCCGCCAACAAGGTCGACGGCCCCAGCGGCGAGGCCGACGCCTCCTACCTGTGGGCGCTCGGCCTCGGCGAGCCGCACCCCGTCTCCGCCCTGCACGGCCGGGGCACGGGCGACATGCTGGACGCCGTCCTCGAGGCGCTGCCCGAGGCGCCGGAGCAGACCTTCGGCACCGCTGTCGGCGGCCCGCGCCGGATCGCCCTGATCGGCCGCCCGAACGTCGGCAAGTCCTCGCTGCTGAACAAGGTGGCGGGCGAGGAGCGCGTCGTCGTCAACGAGCAGGCGGGCACCACCCGCGACCCCGTCGACGAGCTGATCGAACTCGGCGGTGTCACCTGGAAGTTCGTCGACACGGCCGGCATCCGCAAGCGGGTCCACCTCCAGCAGGGCGCCGACTACTACGCCTCGCTGCGCACCGCGGCCGCCGTCGAGAAGGCGGAGGTCGCGGTCATCCTGATCGACGCCACCGAGTCGATCTCGGTGCAGGACCAGCGGATCGTCACCATGGCCGTCGAGGCGGGCCGCGCGCTGGTCATCGCCTACAACAAGTGGGACAACCTCGACGAGGAGCGCCGCTACTACCTGGAGCGCGAGATCGAGACCGAGTTCGCGCAGGTCGCGTGGGCGCCCCGGGTCAACGTCTCGGCGCGCACCGGGCGGCACATGGAGAAGCTGGTCCCGGCGGTCGAGGCGGCCCTCGCGGGCTGGGAGACGCGGGTGCCGACCGGCAGGCTGAACGCCTTCCTCGGTGAGCTGGTCGCCGCCCACCCGCACCCGATCCGCGGCGGCAAGCAGCCCCGCATCCTCTTCGGCACCCAGGCGGGCACCAAGCCGCCCCGGTTCGTGCTGTTCGCCTCCGGGTTCATCGAGGCGGGCTACCGGCGCTTCATCGAGCGCAGGCTGCGCGAGGAGTTCGGCTTCGAGGGCACCCCGATCCACATCTCGGTGCGGGTGCGCGAGAAGCGCGGCAAGAAGAAGTAA
- a CDS encoding lysophospholipid acyltransferase family protein, translating to MYGLWKPRVLGAWKVPATGPVIFAVNHAHNIDGPMVMGVAPRPTHFLIKKEAFIGPLDPFLTGIGQLKVDRDTTDRGAITRALDVLKAGGVLGIFPEGTRGEGDFASLRAGLAYFAVRGGAQVVPVAVLGSTDRRSRLVKAVPPLRSRVDVVFGDPFEAGDGSGRRTRKALDEATERIQKQLTAHLENARRLTGR from the coding sequence ATGTACGGGCTGTGGAAGCCGCGCGTCCTGGGCGCCTGGAAGGTGCCCGCGACCGGCCCGGTGATCTTCGCCGTCAACCACGCGCACAACATCGACGGCCCCATGGTCATGGGCGTGGCCCCCAGGCCGACGCACTTCCTCATCAAGAAGGAGGCCTTCATCGGCCCGCTCGACCCGTTCCTGACGGGCATCGGGCAGCTGAAGGTCGACCGGGACACCACCGACCGGGGCGCGATCACCCGGGCGCTCGACGTGCTGAAGGCCGGCGGCGTCCTCGGCATCTTCCCCGAGGGCACCCGCGGCGAGGGCGACTTCGCCTCGTTGCGCGCCGGGCTCGCCTACTTCGCGGTGCGCGGCGGCGCCCAGGTCGTCCCGGTCGCGGTGCTCGGCTCCACCGACCGGCGCAGCCGACTGGTCAAGGCGGTGCCGCCGCTGCGGTCCCGCGTCGACGTCGTCTTCGGCGACCCCTTCGAGGCGGGCGACGGCTCGGGCCGCCGCACCCGCAAGGCCCTGGACGAGGCCACCGAACGCATCCAGAAGCAGCTCACCGCCCACCTGGAAAACGCCAGGCGACTGACCGGTCGCTAG
- the cmk gene encoding (d)CMP kinase — MENGAAQPVIVAIDGPAGTGKSSTSKAVATQLGLSYLDTGAQYRAITWWMVTNAIDVDDPSAIAAVAGKPEIVSGTDPANPTITVDGVDVSAPIRTQEVSSRVSAVSAVPEVRARITELQRAVAAGAEGGIVVEGRDIGTTVLPDADLKIFLTASAEARAARRNGELKGADVNATREALIKRDAADSSRKTSPLAKADDAVEVDTTELTLTQVIECVVTLVEEKRAGK; from the coding sequence GTGGAAAACGGCGCCGCCCAGCCCGTGATTGTCGCCATCGACGGCCCCGCCGGCACCGGTAAGTCGAGCACGTCGAAGGCCGTCGCCACGCAGCTCGGCCTGAGCTACCTGGACACCGGCGCCCAGTACCGTGCCATCACCTGGTGGATGGTGACCAACGCGATCGACGTCGACGACCCGTCCGCGATCGCCGCCGTGGCGGGCAAGCCGGAGATCGTCTCCGGCACCGACCCGGCCAATCCGACCATCACGGTCGACGGCGTCGACGTCTCCGCCCCGATCCGCACCCAGGAGGTCTCCTCCCGGGTCAGCGCGGTCAGCGCGGTGCCCGAGGTGCGGGCCAGGATCACCGAGTTGCAGCGCGCCGTGGCGGCCGGCGCCGAGGGCGGCATCGTCGTCGAGGGCCGGGACATCGGCACGACCGTGCTGCCCGACGCCGACCTGAAGATCTTCCTCACCGCCTCGGCCGAGGCCCGCGCCGCCCGCCGCAACGGCGAGCTGAAGGGCGCCGACGTCAACGCCACCCGCGAGGCCCTCATCAAGCGGGACGCCGCCGACTCCAGCCGCAAGACCTCGCCGCTCGCCAAGGCGGACGACGCGGTCGAGGTCGACACCACCGAGCTGACCCTCACGCAGGTCATCGAGTGCGTCGTGACCCTCGTCGAGGAGAAGCGGGCGGGGAAGTGA
- a CDS encoding prephenate dehydrogenase yields MRTALVIGTGLIGTSAALSLARRGVTVHLADHDPEQARTAAALGAGTDEPPTAPVDLAVIAAPPAHVAAVLADAMRRGLARGYLDVASVKGGPRRELEALGLDLSRYIGTHPMSGREKSGPLAATADLFEGRPWVLTPTRDTDTEVLNLALELVSHCRALPVVMDADAHDRAVALVSHMPHLVSSMVAARLEHAEEAAVRLCGQGVRDVTRIAASDPGMWIDILSANPGPVADLLADVATDLDETVRALRSLQSADEDKRRAGGAGIADVLRRGNAGQVRVPGKHGSAPRAYEVVAVLIDDQPGQLARIFADAGRAGVNIEDVRIEHATGQQAGLVQLMVEPHAAPVLTASLRERGWAIRQ; encoded by the coding sequence GTGAGGACCGCGCTCGTCATCGGCACCGGCCTCATCGGCACCTCCGCCGCGCTGTCGCTGGCCCGGCGGGGCGTCACCGTGCACCTCGCCGACCACGACCCGGAACAGGCCCGCACGGCGGCCGCGCTCGGCGCGGGCACCGACGAGCCGCCCACCGCGCCGGTCGACCTCGCCGTCATCGCCGCCCCGCCCGCCCATGTGGCCGCCGTCCTCGCCGACGCCATGCGGCGCGGCCTGGCCCGCGGCTACCTCGACGTGGCCAGCGTCAAGGGCGGACCCCGCCGCGAGCTGGAGGCGCTCGGCCTCGACCTGTCCCGCTACATCGGCACCCACCCGATGTCCGGCCGGGAGAAGTCCGGGCCGCTGGCCGCGACCGCCGACCTCTTCGAGGGCCGCCCCTGGGTCCTCACCCCCACCAGGGACACCGACACCGAGGTCCTCAACCTCGCCCTCGAACTGGTCTCGCACTGCCGGGCCCTGCCGGTCGTCATGGACGCCGACGCCCACGACCGCGCCGTCGCCCTCGTCTCGCACATGCCCCACCTGGTCTCCAGCATGGTCGCGGCCCGCCTGGAGCACGCCGAGGAGGCCGCCGTGCGGCTGTGCGGGCAGGGCGTGCGGGACGTGACCCGGATCGCCGCCTCCGACCCCGGGATGTGGATCGACATCCTCTCCGCGAACCCCGGCCCGGTCGCCGACCTCCTCGCCGACGTCGCCACCGACCTCGACGAGACCGTCCGCGCCCTGCGCTCCCTCCAGTCCGCCGACGAGGACAAGCGGCGCGCGGGCGGCGCCGGGATCGCCGACGTCCTGCGGCGCGGCAACGCCGGCCAGGTCAGGGTCCCGGGCAAGCACGGCTCCGCGCCCCGCGCCTACGAGGTCGTGGCCGTCCTCATCGACGACCAGCCGGGCCAGCTCGCCCGCATCTTCGCCGACGCCGGTCGCGCCGGGGTCAACATCGAGGACGTGCGCATCGAGCACGCCACCGGGCAGCAGGCGGGTCTGGTGCAGCTGATGGTGGAGCCGCACGCGGCGCCGGTCCTCACGGCGTCGCTGCGCGAGCGCGGCTGGGCCATCAGGCAGTGA
- the aroH gene encoding chorismate mutase, with amino-acid sequence MAVRAVRGAVQLERDEAGHMEEQVGALLTAVLERNALTPDDLISVWFTATPDLHCDFPAAAARKLGIVDVPLICAQELDIEGAMPRVVRILAHIESDRSRAEIAHVYLGAAGALRRDIAQ; translated from the coding sequence GTGGCGGTACGAGCGGTCCGGGGGGCCGTCCAGCTCGAACGGGACGAGGCCGGACACATGGAGGAGCAGGTCGGAGCCCTGCTCACCGCCGTTCTCGAACGGAACGCCCTGACCCCCGACGACCTGATCAGCGTCTGGTTCACGGCCACCCCCGACCTGCACTGCGACTTCCCCGCGGCCGCCGCGCGCAAGCTGGGCATCGTGGACGTCCCGCTGATCTGCGCCCAGGAACTCGACATCGAGGGCGCCATGCCGCGCGTCGTGCGGATCCTCGCGCACATCGAGTCCGACCGCAGCCGCGCCGAGATCGCGCACGTCTACCTCGGTGCCGCGGGCGCCCTGCGCAGGGACATCGCCCAGTGA
- a CDS encoding Rieske (2Fe-2S) protein: protein MTHASTRRTILLTTGAVALAAGCGSESGGGSGAASQSAGSGGKELATTADIPVGGGTIFNNQKVVVTQPKKDEFKCFSAICTHQGCTVAKVANGTIDCPCHGSKFHIADGSVAHGPATRPLPAEKFEVRGNSIRLT from the coding sequence ATGACCCACGCCTCGACCCGGCGCACGATCCTTCTCACGACCGGCGCGGTGGCGCTCGCCGCGGGCTGCGGTTCCGAGAGCGGCGGCGGCAGCGGTGCCGCGTCGCAGTCCGCCGGCTCCGGCGGCAAGGAGCTGGCGACGACGGCCGACATCCCGGTCGGCGGCGGCACGATCTTCAACAACCAGAAGGTCGTGGTGACCCAGCCGAAGAAGGACGAGTTCAAGTGCTTCTCGGCGATCTGCACCCACCAGGGCTGCACGGTGGCCAAGGTCGCGAACGGCACCATCGACTGCCCGTGCCACGGCTCCAAGTTCCACATCGCGGACGGCTCGGTGGCGCACGGTCCGGCGACGAGGCCGCTGCCCGCGGAGAAGTTCGAGGTGCGCGGAAATTCGATTCGCCTGACGTGA
- a CDS encoding nucleotidyltransferase domain-containing protein has product MRPDPAADPVPPPTPETLVRDHTVYACVMGSRAFGLATPDSDIDRRGVFLAPTPLFWRFEKPPAHVEGPGEERFSWELERLCALALRANPNVLEFLHSPLVEHVDDTGRELLALRGAFLSREVHRSFTGYALGQRRKLEADLRVHGAPRWKHAMHLLRLLTSARDLLRTGTLTVDVGAEREPLLAVKRGEVPWDRVRARMDRLSAETDDAVRRTPLPAEADRPRVEDFLIRARRASALRALAGEGPGGC; this is encoded by the coding sequence ATGCGCCCCGACCCGGCGGCCGACCCGGTCCCGCCCCCGACGCCCGAGACCCTGGTCCGCGACCACACCGTCTACGCCTGCGTCATGGGGTCGCGGGCCTTCGGTCTCGCGACCCCGGACAGCGACATCGACCGGCGGGGCGTGTTCCTCGCCCCCACTCCCCTGTTCTGGCGGTTCGAGAAGCCGCCGGCGCATGTCGAGGGGCCGGGCGAGGAGCGGTTCAGCTGGGAGCTGGAGCGGCTGTGCGCGCTGGCGCTGCGCGCGAACCCGAACGTCCTGGAGTTCCTGCACTCCCCGCTGGTCGAGCACGTCGACGACACCGGGCGTGAACTCCTCGCGCTGCGCGGGGCGTTCCTCTCCCGCGAGGTCCACAGGTCGTTCACGGGCTACGCGCTCGGCCAGCGCCGGAAGCTGGAGGCCGACCTGCGGGTGCACGGCGCCCCGCGCTGGAAGCACGCGATGCATCTGCTGCGGCTGCTGACGAGCGCCCGCGATCTGCTGCGCACCGGCACGCTGACCGTGGACGTCGGCGCGGAGCGCGAGCCGCTGCTCGCCGTGAAGCGGGGCGAGGTGCCCTGGGACCGGGTGCGGGCGCGGATGGACCGGCTGTCGGCGGAGACCGACGACGCCGTGCGCCGCACCCCGCTCCCGGCGGAGGCGGACCGCCCCCGGGTGGAGGACTTCCTGATCCGCGCCCGCCGCGCGTCGGCGCTGCGCGCCCTCGCCGGGGAGGGGCCGGGCGGCTGCTAG